A window of Exiguobacterium sp. Helios genomic DNA:
GATTGGTTTCGACGGTCTCCGGAATTTCAAGTTTCCGTGCCAGGACGAGTGATCCGTCAATCGCGAGGACCGCCTGTGAACCGCGGGGCACCTTCAACTTCGCTAGTAAGCTGTCAAAAATCAGATCGAGTGATGCTTCCGGTTGGAGCCATCCACCCTGAAGGGTTCCCGGAGGTAAGGAAACGACACCCCGCCGCTTAATGACCCCCTTTTTGACGACCGCTCCAAAAATCCCGACATCTGTGAAATTAAAGTAGATATATGTACCTCTGCGCCGAGCTTGCGCCATATGTATATTCTTCCTTTCCTAGAGGAACAGATCGAGATAAAGCTTCACCCAATCGTCCGCGAAATAATATGTCAGTAACGTTCCGACAGCAATCGAGGGAACAAACGGAATCGGCTGTTTTCGTTCAACGCGTTTTAAGCCGAGTAAACCCAGTCCGACAATCGATCCGACGAAGGCGGAAACGAACAAGGCGATGACGACGTGTAACGGACCTAAAAAAATCCCGAGCACACCAAACAACTTGACGTCCCCTGCTCCCATCCCTTGTCGTGACGCAAGAAAGATCACGAACAATAGAAAGAATCCGACGAATCCGCCAATAATTGGATTATACCAGTTCTCGAGGGGAGAAAGGTAGCGAACAATCAGACTAATCGGTAAAAAGAATAATAAGATTTTGTTCGGAATCAACATGTAGGCAAGGTCCGACATGACGAGAATACTGAGCAGGCTCGTCAACAAAATCGACATGACGAATTGCATCGACCAACCGAATTGATAAAAGGCATAGGCGTACATAATACCACCAAGCAGTTCAAGTACCGGATACTTGATCGAAATCGGCAACTGACACGTCCGGCATTTCCCACGCAATACCAAATACCCGATGACCGGTGTCAGCTCAAGCGGACCAAGGACATGCCCACAGTTCGGACAATGCGAGCGCGGACGGACAATTGATTCCCCGACCGGGACACGTAAGCCGACGACGTTCGTAAAGGATGTCACGAGCATTCCGATCAGAAAAAAGTAAACGGTAAAGACGACTGTCATCATACAGTTCCCTCCTTAAAAAAGTTCAGAAAAAAACCCCCGAGATGGGGGCTCTCAACTTATTTTTCAACTACTCCAGCACGTTTTAAGTCTTTTGGTGGCGCTGCTGTAAAGTATGTATAATCTGTTGATGCACTTGTTAAAGTAACTGCATACTCATATGAACCATTTTTCTCAGTAACCGTCACAAATGAATCTGCATAATCTGCATCTGAATTTAAAGCATCCTTCATATCATCGATGTATTTTTTCAATGAGTCTGTTCTTGGTGCCTCTTTTGTACCTTTAGCAACTGCATTAGCTGAAATCGGCTTTTTATTTTCGTTCACTCCAACTTTAACCGTTTCCCCAGGCTGAACTGGGTTCGAAGACGTATAAAGTTTCGCTGCTGCTACCAATTGTTTCGCATCGGATACAACGGCATCCTTACGTGAGTTTTCAATCAATCCGCCGATGGCGACGACAGCGATTGCTGCAATGATTCCTAAAATAACGACAACAACGAGTAACTCGATCAATGTCAAGCCGCGCTCGTCACGCATTTGTTTGGCATCGAGCCAAATCTCTTTCAGACGTTCTAACATGTTTATTATTCCTCCCTAGTACTTTTTTACTGTTCCTGACGTATAGGTCATACTATCCAAATTGATACTATTATAGTAGCACCATATTTTTTGTAGAAAATGGATTTTTTCTACATCAGGTAAATGTTTTCGCAGTTGTCAACTTGACTGAATATCGGAATAGATTTTGAACATCGGAACAACGACAGCGATGACAATCACACCGACGATAACCGCGAGTACGACAATCAATAACGGCTCGATGATTGACTTCAAGCGGTCGGTCGTCGTTTCAACTTCCGTTTCGTAAAAATCGGCGACTTCCGTCAACATCGAGTCGAGTCGTCCCGATTCTTCCCCAATCGCAATCATCTGTGTGACAAGAGGTGGAAAATATTTGTTTTTCGCTAACGGCTCGTTCATCGGAATCCCCCGCGACATCGCTTCGTTGGCAGCGGCAATTCCTTTACGGATGACCCGGTTCGTGACGATGCGTTCCGTAATGTCAAGCGATGTAAGAATCGGAACCGATGCATTCAATAAGACAGCCAGTCCACGGGTCATTAACGCAATTTGTGACTTTTGAATCAACGGACCGAACACAGGAATCATCAACAGTAAACGGTCGAAGACAACCCGTTGCCGCTCATTTTTTAAGTTAAAGTACAGTAATCCGAGTAAACCAAACACAATTAAGAGTAAGACCCACCAGTAGGCAACAAAAAAGTCAGAGACGGCGACAACGATCTTCGTGATCAACGGCAACTCACTGCCGAGCTGATCAAAAATCGAGGCGAACGTCGGAACGACGTTCAGCATCAAAAAGACAACAACACCAATGGCAACAATTGAGACGACCGCCGGATAAATCAACGCCGAGATGACTTTCCGTTTGATTTCATACTGTTTTTGGAGCTGGGTCACGATGTTATCGAGCGCTTCTTCTAGGTTTCCGCTTGCCTCACCCGCCATTGCCATACTGACGAAAAAGGTATCAAAGACACGCGGATGTTTTTCAATCGCTTGCGAAAATTGAATCCCGCTTCGCAAGTCATCCTCAACTTCGACCAGCGCCCGTTCCAGCGGCTTTGATTCCGTCTGTTTCCGTAAGATTTCCGTCGCTTTGACAATTGAGACACCGGACCGGACGAGTGTCGCGAACTGCCGGGCATACATGACAAGATGCTCGATTTTCGGTTTGGCAGTCAAAAATGTGATTTCCGTATTTAAGCCTTTGGACTCTTGCTTCTCAAGTAACGTCACGGCAATTTGATCCGTCCGTAAGCGTTCCGCTGCTTCCCGTTTCGTAAGTGCCGTAATTTTTCCTTTTTTACGTTTACCGGTCATCGTACGACCTTCATATTTGAAGACTGTCATTGGTTCACCCCGATATGTAAGGTGTCGCGGCTGATGCTGGAATCAAACCTCGACTCACTAAGTCTTGTAATGCCATCTGCATCGTCTGCATGCCGTATTGCTTCCCTGTCTGTAGGACCGATTGGATCTGATATTCTTTCCCGGTCCGGATTAAGTTTGAGACGGCGGGTGTATCAACCATGATTTCAAGTGCTGCGACACGACCGGTTCCATCCGTTCGTGGCATCAGCCGTTGTGAGACGACACCGGCTAGAACGTTCGCGAGTTGAGCCCGAATCTGGTCTTGTTGCTCGGATGGAAAGACGTCGATGATCCGACTGACCGTCGATGCCGCCGTCGACGTATGGACCGTCGCAAAAACTAAATGACCAGTCTCTGCTGCCGTCACCGCTGTTGAAATTGTTTCAAGATCCCGCATCTCACCTAGCAGGATGACATCTGGATCCTGGCGAAGGGCGGACCGTAAGCCGGTCGCAAAACGCGGGGCATCGATGCCGATTTCCCGCTGGTCGATCAGACTTTTCTGATGACTGTGTAAATATTCGATCGGATCTTCGAGCGTGATGATCCGCTTATACATCGTCTGGTTGATTTCATTGATCATCGCTGCCAGTGTCGTCGATTTCCCGGAACCCGTCGGACCGGTCACGAGAATCAAGCCGTGCGGCTTCGTCAGGAAACGTTTTAAGACCGGCGGCAATGACAATTGATCGAGTGTCGGTACTTCAGTCGGAATCGTCCGAAAGGCCATCGACAACGCCCCGCGTTGATAAAAACAATTGACGCGGTAGCGTGCCACTCCTGTCACACCAAATGAAAAATCAATATCCCGGTCCTGTTTTAACTGTAAAAACATTTCCTCGGTAATAAGGGAGCGGACGAACCCTTCGATTATGACCGGTTTCATCTTTTCTGTACCGAATGGTGTCAAGGTGCCGTTGATGCGAAAGACCGGCGGTGAACCGGCCGTCAGGTGGACATCGGATGCTTCTTTTTCTTTCGACGATCGTAAGATATCTTCAATTTGGGCGCGCTCCATCGTACTCATTCGGAAATCACCGTCCGTAGAATTTCTTCCGTCGTCGTGATACCTTGCGCGACTTTGGCTAAACCGTCCGCCAACAATAACCGTTGTCCTTGTGATTTGACATACATCGTGATTTCACTCTCCGTTGATTGATTCATAATCATCCGTCGTAAGCTCTCATCCACCACGACGACTTCCTGTATCGCCAGACGTCCACGATAACCTGTCATATTACAAGAGGAACAGCCTCGTCCACGCATGACGGTCGTCGCTGTGATACCTTCTTGCGCAAACAACTCTTCTTCGCGCTTCGATAACGGCTGAACTTCCCCGCAGTCACGGCAAACCCGCCGGACAAGCCGCTGGGCGATCAGTCCGGTGACCGAAGCGGCCACAAGGAACGGCTCAACTCCCATATCAATCAATCGGGTAATCGAGCTGACGGCTGAATTCGTGTGTAACGTCGACAGGACGAGGTGACCGGTTAATGAAGCCCGGATCGAAATCTCGGCTGTCTCGATGTCACGAATTTCCCCGACCATGACGACGTTTGGATCCTGCCTGAGAATCGAGCGGAGTCCGCTGGCAAACGTCAGACCGATTTTCGAGTTGACCTGGACCTGATTGATGCCGTCCACTTGGTATTCGACCGGGTCTTCAACCGTAATGATATTACGTGTTTCATCATTTAATTCATTTAAAGCCGCATACAAGGTCGATGACTTTCCTGATCCGGTTGGTCCCGTGATTAAGATAATTCCGTTTGGCCGTTTGAGCATCTCACGAAATTGTTGTTCGTTCCGTTCACTGAATCCGATTTTTGCGATCGAGATGTTCGAGTTCGAACTGTCGAGAATCCGAATGACGACTTTTTCGCCGTAGACGGTTGGTAATGTCGAGACCCGGAAATCATAGGCAACCCCATTATGTAGAAATTTAATGCGTCCATCCTGTGGTAAGCGAGTTTCCGTAATATCCAGTTCACTCATGACTTTGATCCGGGTCGTTAAAATATTTTGAATCTGTTTCGGATAATTGTTTTCTGTACGTAATTCACCATCAATCCGGATCCGGATCGAAAGTGACGTTTCTTGTGGATCCATATGAATATCGGATGCCCGCTGGGAAATTCCGTTCTCGAGTATTTGATTGACCAGACGGATGATTGGAGCATCTTCACGTGTAACCGTATCACGTGATGTATCCGAAATCGTCATCTCGTCTGACTCGAGTAGTTCTCGCAGTGACGAATCGATATCGTAATACTTTAAAATTGTCCGTCGGATTTCATCGCGTGTCGCAAGGCCTACCTCAATCATTAATCCTGTTTGAAGTCGCAAGTCATCAATCGCAATTAGGTCCATCGGGTCTGCCATCGCGATGAACAGCCGATTCCCCTCGCGGTAAACCGGTACAAGCGTATGTCGTTGTGCCAGTTCCTTTGAAATCAATTTCGTTACCGCCACATCGACCGGATAATTATACAGTTGAATGACAGGAATTTTTAATTGATGATGTAATGCTTCAATCAACTGTTGTTCCGTCAAGTGACCAAGTCGTAATAACGTATCCCCCAGTTTTTCAGATGTCCGTTTGACGGATAGCGCCTCTTCAATTTGCGCTTCCGTCACCACACTCTCTTCTAACAGCATTTCACCTAGTCGTTTTCGTTTCATTGCCATTTACGTTGTCATCCTTCCGCGTGCCATGTTTCTTCCTCGTCCAGTGGTGTCAGTTTCTGCTTTCTTTCATCCACGACACTCGTGATTGCCGTCACAACGAGAATCGATACAACGTAACCGGCAATTACGAAAGGATTCGAAATCCAGTCAAACTTGACGATTAAATAGAGGGAAGTGACCAGGACGAGCGCCGTCAAGGACAGAATCACTTTTGCTGCCGTAGTCGTGACAAAAGGGATTTGAATCGCAAACATCAAACCACAAATGATGGTCGCTAGACCGATGATGATACCAAGTTCAATTGCTAAGTCCGTCCAGTTCATATTCATCCTCTTTTCTTTTTGGCAAGATCAGCCAACAGCGCCTTCCGTCGAATCATCTTCGACCGGAGATGCCGGGTCTCCTGTCGTTGGCGTATCCGGAGTGTCCGGTACCGTCGGTTGATCCGGTGTTACAGGTTCTTCTGGTGTCGTCGTTCCGTCTGTTGTTCCATCCGTTGAGTCAGTTGTTGAGTTATCTGTCGAGTCATTGGTTGTTTCATCATTCGTCGTCTCGTCCGTCGAGTCGGTTGACGGTTCTTCTGCCGGTGGTGTGACGACAGGCGGTAACTCTTCTTGACTGCTCTTCGTCACAATGGCTGGTGTCGCCGCATAAAAATCAAGGGCCAGTAGTCGTTTGACTTCTCCTTGATTGGATTTCGTGACACGATACAATTCAATCGACTTTCCTTCAATCCCCGACTGCGTATCACTGCTTGTTCCTGCAGACAGCGTCGCAGAATACCGTGTAATCGTCCGGTACGGAATTGTTTTTTCCGCTTCGAGTACGGCCGTGACCGTTTCTTTGAACGGTGTCCCGCGTAATTCCAGCGTGACATCACTCCCGTTCTTCGTCGCGACGACTTGGTAATTAACCGCTTGAGTGTTTCGAACGGCAAAATCAGTTTTCTCATCAATCTTGACATCATAACCAAGTGTGATGTCGTCCGGTAATTCCTTATGCGGCATCCGTTCGACAATCTCAAATGGTGTTTTCGCAAATAGTTCATACAATTTACTGCCAATAAAGGAGGCAGCCACTGGATCCATGCCGTACGTCTTAACATTCATCAATTGGCCGGCTTTGATGTCGACTTGAGCCATTCCGTCAATCATCTGTTCTTCTGCTGCAGAACGTGTCGTAAACGTGACACTCGAGACGACTTCTCCTGCCGGATCAATCGCTGCTGCTGTTTCAGCCGGGTCAAAGTTTCCTTCTTCCAGCTTTTTACTTGTTTTAATCAACCAGGTGTTAAACGTCTTCACCTGTTCTTCTGTATATGTAATCGGTTGTGAGGCAAGATAGGCTTCCATTGCAGTTTGATTGACAGTTACCTTTAAAGATCCGCCTTTTTTCAAAGAAGCTTGTTTGATGGATTCTTCGACCTTAAATGTCACCAGTTCGGTCGGAATCGGTAA
This region includes:
- a CDS encoding GspE/PulE family protein — its product is MAMKRKRLGEMLLEESVVTEAQIEEALSVKRTSEKLGDTLLRLGHLTEQQLIEALHHQLKIPVIQLYNYPVDVAVTKLISKELAQRHTLVPVYREGNRLFIAMADPMDLIAIDDLRLQTGLMIEVGLATRDEIRRTILKYYDIDSSLRELLESDEMTISDTSRDTVTREDAPIIRLVNQILENGISQRASDIHMDPQETSLSIRIRIDGELRTENNYPKQIQNILTTRIKVMSELDITETRLPQDGRIKFLHNGVAYDFRVSTLPTVYGEKVVIRILDSSNSNISIAKIGFSERNEQQFREMLKRPNGIILITGPTGSGKSSTLYAALNELNDETRNIITVEDPVEYQVDGINQVQVNSKIGLTFASGLRSILRQDPNVVMVGEIRDIETAEISIRASLTGHLVLSTLHTNSAVSSITRLIDMGVEPFLVAASVTGLIAQRLVRRVCRDCGEVQPLSKREEELFAQEGITATTVMRGRGCSSCNMTGYRGRLAIQEVVVVDESLRRMIMNQSTESEITMYVKSQGQRLLLADGLAKVAQGITTTEEILRTVISE
- a CDS encoding type IV pilus twitching motility protein PilT; translated protein: MSTMERAQIEDILRSSKEKEASDVHLTAGSPPVFRINGTLTPFGTEKMKPVIIEGFVRSLITEEMFLQLKQDRDIDFSFGVTGVARYRVNCFYQRGALSMAFRTIPTEVPTLDQLSLPPVLKRFLTKPHGLILVTGPTGSGKSTTLAAMINEINQTMYKRIITLEDPIEYLHSHQKSLIDQREIGIDAPRFATGLRSALRQDPDVILLGEMRDLETISTAVTAAETGHLVFATVHTSTAASTVSRIIDVFPSEQQDQIRAQLANVLAGVVSQRLMPRTDGTGRVAALEIMVDTPAVSNLIRTGKEYQIQSVLQTGKQYGMQTMQMALQDLVSRGLIPASAATPYISG
- a CDS encoding G5 domain-containing protein encodes the protein MINFKRFAVHTLLLVALIALIYVPSFALISFTGKATVIENFSDTARIGSVPVSGLTRKEAKPKVQEAVTSWSKKTPLTVGTGEETLPIPTELVTFKVEESIKQASLKKGGSLKVTVNQTAMEAYLASQPITYTEEQVKTFNTWLIKTSKKLEEGNFDPAETAAAIDPAGEVVSSVTFTTRSAAEEQMIDGMAQVDIKAGQLMNVKTYGMDPVAASFIGSKLYELFAKTPFEIVERMPHKELPDDITLGYDVKIDEKTDFAVRNTQAVNYQVVATKNGSDVTLELRGTPFKETVTAVLEAEKTIPYRTITRYSATLSAGTSSDTQSGIEGKSIELYRVTKSNQGEVKRLLALDFYAATPAIVTKSSQEELPPVVTPPAEEPSTDSTDETTNDETTNDSTDNSTTDSTDGTTDGTTTPEEPVTPDQPTVPDTPDTPTTGDPASPVEDDSTEGAVG
- a CDS encoding A24 family peptidase, which translates into the protein MMTVVFTVYFFLIGMLVTSFTNVVGLRVPVGESIVRPRSHCPNCGHVLGPLELTPVIGYLVLRGKCRTCQLPISIKYPVLELLGGIMYAYAFYQFGWSMQFVMSILLTSLLSILVMSDLAYMLIPNKILLFFLPISLIVRYLSPLENWYNPIIGGFVGFFLLFVIFLASRQGMGAGDVKLFGVLGIFLGPLHVVIALFVSAFVGSIVGLGLLGLKRVERKQPIPFVPSIAVGTLLTYYFADDWVKLYLDLFL
- a CDS encoding prepilin-type N-terminal cleavage/methylation domain-containing protein; protein product: MLERLKEIWLDAKQMRDERGLTLIELLVVVVILGIIAAIAVVAIGGLIENSRKDAVVSDAKQLVAAAKLYTSSNPVQPGETVKVGVNENKKPISANAVAKGTKEAPRTDSLKKYIDDMKDALNSDADYADSFVTVTEKNGSYEYAVTLTSASTDYTYFTAAPPKDLKRAGVVEK
- a CDS encoding type II secretion system F family protein → MTVFKYEGRTMTGKRKKGKITALTKREAAERLRTDQIAVTLLEKQESKGLNTEITFLTAKPKIEHLVMYARQFATLVRSGVSIVKATEILRKQTESKPLERALVEVEDDLRSGIQFSQAIEKHPRVFDTFFVSMAMAGEASGNLEEALDNIVTQLQKQYEIKRKVISALIYPAVVSIVAIGVVVFLMLNVVPTFASIFDQLGSELPLITKIVVAVSDFFVAYWWVLLLIVFGLLGLLYFNLKNERQRVVFDRLLLMIPVFGPLIQKSQIALMTRGLAVLLNASVPILTSLDITERIVTNRVIRKGIAAANEAMSRGIPMNEPLAKNKYFPPLVTQMIAIGEESGRLDSMLTEVADFYETEVETTTDRLKSIIEPLLIVVLAVIVGVIVIAVVVPMFKIYSDIQSS